A stretch of Ipomoea triloba cultivar NCNSP0323 chromosome 11, ASM357664v1 DNA encodes these proteins:
- the LOC115996068 gene encoding kunitz trypsin inhibitor 5-like — protein MYGKIVRVGVKYYVVPLLQDQGGGLDLASTGSQSCPASVVQDDPYWWGNTMQFYPVDPKKGVVREWSDLNIEFPDAYTGCPENNVWTIVGDLSVYDDSHYITAGGEKGNPGSQTLNNWFKIVKTTNAYKLMSCPDVCYYCSYYCRDVGISVEAGQRRLVLSDTPLEINFRKA, from the coding sequence ATGTACGGAAAGATTGTTCGGGTTGGTGTCAAGTACTACGTTGTACCACTTCTCCAGGACCAGGGCGGTGGGTTGGACCTAGCTTCCACTGGTAGTCAGAGTTGCCCGGCTAGTGTGGTTCAAGATGATCCTTACTGGTGGGGAAACACAATGCAGTTCTACCCAGTTGATCCGAAGAAAGGTGTGGTTCGTGAATGGAGTGACCTCAACATTGAATTCCCGGACGCATACACAGGATGTCCAGAGAATAATGTTTGGACGATAGTTGGGGATCTGTCGGTGTATGATGATTCTCATTACATAACAGCAGGTGGAGAAAAAGGAAATCCTGGTTCACAAACTCTAAACAACTGGTTCAAGATTGTAAAAACAACAAACGCATACAAGCTCATGTCTTGTCCAGATGTGTGCTATTACTGCTCATACTACTGTCGTGATGTTGGCATTTCGGTGGAAGCTGGACAGAGGCGTTTGGTTCTTAGCGATACCCCTCTTGAAATCAACTTTAGAAAGGCctaa
- the LOC115996069 gene encoding kunitz trypsin inhibitor 5-like, with protein MKTPFLSLSLILFSVLLCESRNAPNPPVLDINGKTLRATTKYYVKPLQEDLGGGLDLAPMGNQSCPQHVVQDNNDWLGQVIQFHPVNSKDGVIRESTDLNIAFPNANTGCPESNVWTIIGDVSWYDDTQYVTAGGEIGNPGERTLVNWFKIVKTAKAYKLRFCPDVCSSCDFVCQDVSVTAEGDRGQKYLVLSDAPLEITFAKA; from the coding sequence ATGAAGACACCATTCTTATCCCTTTCTCTCATTCTCTTCTCCGTCTTGCTTTGTGAATCAAGAAATGCACCAAACCCGCCGGTGCTTGACATCAATGGGAAAACCCTCCGTGCTACCACCAAGTACTATGTTAAACCACTCCAAGAAGATCTAGGTGGTGGGCTCGACCTAGCTCCCATGGGGAACCAAAGTTGCCCGCAGCATGTGGTCCAAGATAACAATGATTGGTTGGGTCAAGTAATACAGTTCCACCCAGTAAATTCAAAAGATGGCGTGATTAGAGAATCCACGGATCTTAACATTGCATTTCCTAATGCAAACACTGGATGCCCCGAGTCTAATGTTTGGACGATAATTGGCGACGTCTCATGGTATGATGATACTCAATATGTAACAGCAGGTGGAGAAATAGGAAATCCTGGTGAACGAACTCTAGTCAACTGGTTTAAGATCGTTAAAACAGCAAAGGCCTACAAGCTGAGATTTTGTCCAGATGTGTGCAGTTCCTGCGATTTTGTGTGCCAAGATGTTAGCGTTACTGCGGAAGGAGATCGAGGGCAGAAGTATTTAGTTCTGAGCGATGCCCCTCTAGAAATCACCTTTGCGAAGGCATAA